The following coding sequences lie in one Benincasa hispida cultivar B227 chromosome 6, ASM972705v1, whole genome shotgun sequence genomic window:
- the LOC120079355 gene encoding UBP1-associated proteins 1C, with protein sequence MVWFQCEDCGDNLKKPKLPNHFRTCSATKLSCIDCGQTFGQESVQGHTQCITEAEKYGPKGQGAAMSVTTPKSNKDSKQQPDFDILVGLSERPPWFCSLCNTKATSKQTLLLHAEGKKHKAKARGFHAAKKQSNQMEETVPDKKPTADDTPKCEVAENGHVGAEKAQDQLEAKSELGKLEVENGISQTKKKRKRDAVDGGSTEKTRDDDPSRGNGEVIQATEAEIEPIKDEVRVSKSLKEGLNKKIKWKKLITSILKSNPDGVLKLSKLRKLALKSIRESGVTEDETKLIEMLEQKINSSSKFAVEKKYVRLASKA encoded by the exons ATGGTGTGGTTTCAGTGCGAGGATTGCGGAGATAACCTCAAGAAACCCAAGCTGCCAAATCACTTCAGAACTTGTTCCGCTACCAAg TTGTCTTGCATCGATTGTGGGCAAACCTTTGGGCAGGAAAGCGTACAAGGccatactcaatgcataacAGAAGCG GAAAAATATGGTCCCAAGGGGCAAGGGGCAGCCATGAGTGTCACCACCCCCAAGTCCAACAAGGATTCAAAACAGCAACCTGATTTTGATATACTCGTTGGATTATCTGAGCGCCCTCCTTGGTTCTGCAG CCTTTGCAATACCAAGGCAACTAGTAAACAGACTTTGCTGCTTCATGCAGAAGGAAAGAAGCACAAAGCAAAAGCCCGTGGATTTCATGCAGCGAAAAAACAATCTAATCAGATGGAAGAAACTGTTCCAGATAAAAAGCCTACAGCTGATGACACTCCCAAATGTGAAGTAGCCGAAAATGGACATGTTGGGGCAGAAAAAGCGCAAGATCAGCTTGAAGCCAAAAGTGAACTTGGAAAGTTGGAAGTAGAAAATGGTATTTCACAGacaaagaaaaagaggaaaCGAGATGCTGTGGATGGTGGTTCAACAGAAAAGACCAGAGATGATGATCCAAGTAGAGGTAATGGGGAGGTTATTCAGGCAACCGAAGCTGAGATTGAGCCAATTAAGGATGAGGTCAGAGTGTCCAAATCTCTGAAAGAAGGTTTGAACAAGAAGATTAAGTGGAAAAAGCTGATAACATCAATTTTGAAATCT AATCCTGATGGTGTCCTTAAGTTGTCAAAACTAAGAAAACTTGCCCTCAAGTCTATTCGTGAATCTGGTGTCACAGAAGATGAAACCAAACTTATTGAGATGCTCGAGCAAAAG ATCAATTCAAGTTCAAAATTTGCTGTTGAGAAGAAATATGTTCGGCTAGCATCTAAAGCTTGA